In Lewinellaceae bacterium, the genomic stretch ACCCTTCAACAATCAACATTCAATCCTCAACATTACTCATATTGCCACACTTCCCGGACCGTAAAGTTCAGATTCTTTTGCATCCGGTTGTCTTCATGTATTTCCAGGCGAAATCCGTAAGCCGGAATAAGCGTCAGCTCCATGTTCCGGGTACCGGTGATCTGATGCATAGCGTAAGAAATGTGGATTGAATCAGGGGTTGACGTTTCACCCGGCCAGATCATGATGGATCGTACGTATGGTTTTTTACTGATAGCCTCATACGTAAGCGGGTTGTCCCTGGTCTGCCGGAACTGATCTGCGAAGGAACGGTCGTTCAGGGCAAAAGACTCCAGAAATTTAAGGTCCTGATGAAATTCAGTGCTGTCGATGGGTTTGGTTTCTGTTGCTTCACCGGCGTATTGTAGGGTTTTCGATACCGGGTGGAACTGGTTTTGCTGGTAGATCGAATGCAGCATGGCTGGCAAATCTACCGGTAATGGAGCCAGGTTTCCGGATGCCGCATCCTTATCGGAGCACGATACCAGGACACTCAGGAGTAGGAAATGCAACAGGAACCTGGTCATGAACTTCCTTTAAGTTCCCGGATCAGGGAGTGGCCGGTCATCTCCCGGGGTTGTGCAATACCCATCAGATGCAATAAGGTCGGTGCTACATCCGCCAGGATACCGTCAGACACCTCATAGTGATGTCCCGGATAAATGACGATGCACGGAACCGGATTCTTGGTATGAGCGGTATTGGGAGTTCCGTCGTCGTTGATCATATAGTCCGAATTGCCATGATCGGCTATGATTACCAACCGGTATTTTTTTTCAATGGCAAGCGGGATCAGCCTGCTCAGACAGGTGTCCACTGTTTCTGCAGCTTTAATAGCCGCCGTGAATACTCCGGTATGACCTACCATATCCGTATTCGCAAAATTCAGACAGATGAAATCCGGGGGATCATTGGATATGCGGTTCATGATGGCATCGGTCACCTCGATGGCACTCATTTCTGGCTGTAAATCGTAAGTTGCCACCTTGGGGCTGGGAATCAGGATGCGATCTTCGCCCGGAAATTTTTCTTCACGACCACCGGAGAAAAAGAAGGATACGTGAGGATATTTCTCGGTCTCGGCGATACGTACCTGGGTTAAGCCTTGAGAAGAAACTACCTCACCCATGGTATTGACCAGGTTATCGGTCGTAAAGACCACCTGTAAACCTTTAAATTCCTTATCATATTCCGTCATCGTGACGTAGTCCAGTTTGAGGGCCTTCATCCCCTGTTCCGGAAAGTCCTGCTGGGTTAACACCTGGGTGATTTGCCGGGGACGGTCTGTCCGGAAATTAAAACACATGACGGTGTCACCATCCTGGATCCGGGCCAATGGATGTCCCTCCATATCGGTCACCACAATGGGTTTCAGAAATTCGTCGGTGACGCCTTCGTGATAACTGGATTCTACCGCTGAAACCGGATCAAGTGTTTTTCTACCTTCTCCGTGGACCAGCAGGTCGTAGGCGAGTTTTACACGTTCCCAGCGTTTGTCCCGATCCATTGCGAAATACCGGCCGATAACAGTGGCAATCTGCGCATGCCTGCCCTGCAAGAAGTGTTGCAAATCCCTGAGGTATCCGACGCCGGATTTGGGATCGGTGTCCCTTCCGTCCATAAAGGCATGAATAAAGACCTTTTCACATCCACAGGATTCCGCCATTTCGATCAGCGCTTTCAGGTGGTTGATGTGGGAGTGAACACCACCATCCGAAACCAGACCGATAAAATGCACAGGCTTCCCGGACTTAGCTGCCTGATGAAAAGCATTATTTAGCGTGGGATTATCAAATAGTGTCCGGTCACGGATCGCTTTATTTATCCGCGCCAGTTCCTGAT encodes the following:
- a CDS encoding 2,3-bisphosphoglycerate-independent phosphoglycerate mutase — its product is MTNKGFLIILDGWGHGPDPSRSAIAQANTPFVDALYRDYPNSELITYGEDVGLPEGQMGNSEVGHLNIGAGRIVYQELARINKAIRDRTLFDNPTLNNAFHQAAKSGKPVHFIGLVSDGGVHSHINHLKALIEMAESCGCEKVFIHAFMDGRDTDPKSGVGYLRDLQHFLQGRHAQIATVIGRYFAMDRDKRWERVKLAYDLLVHGEGRKTLDPVSAVESSYHEGVTDEFLKPIVVTDMEGHPLARIQDGDTVMCFNFRTDRPRQITQVLTQQDFPEQGMKALKLDYVTMTEYDKEFKGLQVVFTTDNLVNTMGEVVSSQGLTQVRIAETEKYPHVSFFFSGGREEKFPGEDRILIPSPKVATYDLQPEMSAIEVTDAIMNRISNDPPDFICLNFANTDMVGHTGVFTAAIKAAETVDTCLSRLIPLAIEKKYRLVIIADHGNSDYMINDDGTPNTAHTKNPVPCIVIYPGHHYEVSDGILADVAPTLLHLMGIAQPREMTGHSLIRELKGSS